One segment of Enterobacter ludwigii DNA contains the following:
- the yegD gene encoding molecular chaperone: MFIGFDYGTANCSVAIMQNGQPQLLKMEKESTLLPSMLCAPTREAVSEWLFRHHQVPATAAETQALLRRAVSFNRDEDIDVTPSSVQFGLSSLGHYIDDPEEVYFVKSPKSFLGASGLKPQQVAMFEDLVCAMMLHIRNQAQTQVPDPITQAVIGRPINFQGLGGEEANQQAQGILKRAAHRAGFRDVVFQYEPVAAGLDFEATLTQEQRVLVVDIGGGTTDCSLLLMGPQWHQRRDRETSLLGHSGCRVGGNDLDIALAFKSLMPLLGMGGQTEKGIALPILPWWNAIAINDVPAQSDFYSTANGRFLNDLVRDAQDADKVALLYKVWRQRLSYRVVRTAEESKIALSDRAEHAVSLPFISDELATAISQEGLETALAQPLQRILEQVQLALENGKEKPDVIYLTGGSARSPLIKKALAEQLPGIPIAGGDDFGSVTAGLARWAQVMFR; encoded by the coding sequence GTGTTTATTGGATTTGACTACGGTACGGCAAACTGTTCGGTTGCCATTATGCAAAACGGGCAACCACAGCTCCTGAAGATGGAAAAAGAGAGCACGCTGCTGCCATCAATGCTCTGCGCACCCACTCGCGAAGCGGTCAGCGAATGGCTGTTCCGTCATCATCAGGTTCCCGCTACCGCGGCGGAAACCCAGGCGCTGCTGCGCCGTGCGGTCAGTTTTAACCGCGACGAAGATATCGACGTGACCCCTTCCAGCGTGCAGTTTGGCCTCTCATCGCTGGGCCATTACATTGACGATCCGGAAGAGGTTTACTTCGTTAAATCCCCGAAGTCGTTTCTGGGCGCCAGCGGGTTAAAACCACAGCAGGTGGCGATGTTCGAAGACCTGGTGTGCGCCATGATGCTGCACATCCGTAACCAGGCGCAGACCCAGGTACCCGATCCCATCACGCAGGCCGTTATTGGTCGCCCGATCAACTTCCAGGGTCTGGGCGGTGAAGAGGCTAACCAGCAAGCGCAGGGGATCCTCAAGCGCGCCGCACACCGAGCCGGTTTCCGTGACGTGGTCTTCCAGTATGAGCCGGTAGCGGCAGGACTGGATTTTGAAGCCACATTAACGCAAGAGCAACGCGTGCTCGTTGTGGATATCGGCGGGGGCACCACCGACTGCTCTTTACTGCTGATGGGGCCACAATGGCATCAGCGTCGTGACCGCGAAACCAGCCTGTTGGGCCACAGCGGCTGCCGCGTAGGCGGTAACGACCTGGACATTGCTCTGGCATTTAAAAGCCTGATGCCGCTGCTCGGCATGGGCGGACAAACCGAAAAAGGCATTGCCCTGCCAATTCTGCCCTGGTGGAACGCCATCGCCATCAACGACGTTCCGGCGCAGAGTGATTTTTACAGCACCGCGAACGGGCGCTTCCTGAACGATCTGGTACGCGACGCGCAGGACGCGGATAAAGTCGCCCTGCTCTATAAAGTGTGGCGTCAGCGTCTCAGCTATCGCGTAGTGCGTACCGCTGAAGAGAGCAAAATCGCCCTCTCTGACCGTGCTGAACACGCTGTCTCATTACCTTTTATCAGTGATGAGCTGGCGACCGCGATATCGCAGGAAGGGCTGGAAACGGCACTCGCCCAGCCGCTGCAGCGGATCCTCGAGCAGGTGCAACTGGCGCTGGAGAATGGCAAAGAGAAGCCGGATGTGATTTACCTGACCGGCGGTAGCGCCCGTTCACCGCTTATCAAGAAAGCGCTGGCGGAACAGCTTCCGGGTATTCCGATTGCCGGTGGCGATGACTTTGGCTCCGTAACGGCAGGTCTGGCCCGCTGGGCACAGGTGATGTTCCGTTAA
- a CDS encoding EAL domain-containing protein yields MNKKKVFLLSYDIYLFAGLRAFLPNLVLVDSQTFISESDLSFQQYNSCLLIVDNRMPFFLVKKWLHRNSSQFIMVNSVVLRLSENECINRGYEYSTSIDVTLHYTTVIDILTRILMTTPQPESRVKSDELDVFALTEFEADMLNAMMTKEGQAEFCRANSLTTKSLYRYRDKITHRLGFKNFIESIIFLIRNGFLTERDVGQNSTLMRKSTGRSYDNNDAGRLSLALKNDEILPYYQPVVGAGGELCGIEILARWPLGHNYTISQREFIPLAESCGLINELTSYLMHKVASDLKQKNNGLNTPLFVAFNVSPTTLSNPVFYWECLNFLELTESLPVKLMIEITENQTLAVTPAIKELIRSLRNRGVMFALDDFGTGYANLCYLNELELDVIKIDKTFINAIQADNQPLPMLESIINLAMILGLRTVAEGVEYAYQREWLISKQVDYLQGYHFLPPVPFADFRRFVEQSQPTTREAACKKGSVLPGKKENVRFNAL; encoded by the coding sequence ATGAATAAGAAAAAGGTCTTCCTGCTCAGTTATGACATTTATCTTTTCGCCGGGCTTAGGGCTTTTTTGCCTAATCTGGTACTGGTCGACAGTCAGACATTTATATCAGAGTCAGACCTTTCTTTTCAGCAATACAACTCCTGTCTGTTAATTGTTGATAACCGGATGCCCTTTTTCCTGGTGAAGAAATGGCTACATCGTAACAGTAGCCAGTTTATCATGGTAAACAGCGTTGTTCTCAGGTTGAGCGAAAATGAGTGTATTAATCGAGGCTATGAATACAGTACCTCAATTGATGTAACACTGCATTATACGACCGTCATCGATATACTCACGCGTATACTGATGACCACCCCGCAACCGGAATCACGCGTAAAATCAGATGAGCTGGACGTTTTCGCGTTAACCGAATTTGAGGCAGACATGCTTAATGCCATGATGACGAAAGAGGGGCAGGCCGAATTCTGCCGGGCAAATTCATTGACCACAAAATCCCTGTATCGCTACCGGGATAAAATAACGCACAGGCTTGGTTTTAAAAATTTTATTGAATCTATTATTTTTCTTATCCGCAATGGTTTCCTGACTGAAAGAGATGTGGGGCAGAACAGTACGTTAATGCGCAAATCCACCGGGCGTAGTTATGATAATAATGATGCGGGGCGTCTGAGTCTGGCACTCAAAAATGATGAAATTTTACCTTATTATCAACCCGTTGTCGGTGCAGGTGGTGAGCTGTGTGGTATAGAGATTTTGGCCCGCTGGCCATTAGGGCATAATTACACGATTTCGCAGCGAGAATTTATTCCGCTGGCAGAAAGCTGTGGCCTGATTAATGAACTCACCAGCTATTTAATGCATAAAGTTGCCAGTGACTTAAAGCAAAAGAATAACGGGTTAAATACACCGCTGTTTGTGGCGTTTAATGTCAGTCCAACCACGTTAAGTAACCCGGTGTTTTATTGGGAGTGCCTCAATTTTTTAGAGCTGACAGAATCGTTACCGGTGAAGCTCATGATTGAGATCACCGAAAATCAAACGCTGGCCGTGACGCCTGCAATAAAAGAACTGATCCGTTCACTGCGTAATCGCGGGGTGATGTTTGCGCTGGATGACTTTGGTACAGGATACGCGAATTTATGCTATCTGAATGAACTCGAACTGGATGTCATAAAAATTGATAAGACCTTTATCAACGCTATCCAGGCTGATAACCAACCGCTGCCGATGCTGGAATCGATTATTAATCTGGCGATGATTCTTGGGCTGCGTACCGTGGCGGAAGGGGTGGAGTACGCTTATCAGCGAGAGTGGCTTATCAGCAAACAGGTGGATTACCTGCAGGGGTATCATTTCCTGCCCCCGGTGCCGTTCGCTGATTTCCGGCGATTTGTCGAGCAAAGCCAGCCGACGACACGAGAAGCGGCATGCAAAAAGGGCAGCGTGCTGCCAGGTAAAAAGGAAAATGTGCGTTTTAACGCGCTGTAA
- a CDS encoding winged helix-turn-helix domain-containing protein — MKKIINDHIVYDSETRALSVQGERVVLSAATARLLELFIANNRKQLHRDLIIEEVWGRYGLIPSGHSLNKNVSILRKTLAELGMDNLIATIPREGFVFQAQIENVKEDALPHSITALTSATKPGLRRYGKTIVGGMLGISLVISGFVLLPKLLRDTDGVVHVQKSGSCEIFTTDDNSVEKISTFLNSSRWQQFKSICKGRNKVIVFYDDNGLSAGNKLKESFFSICTLGSRGVAHACENYVF, encoded by the coding sequence ATGAAAAAGATAATCAATGATCATATTGTATACGATTCAGAGACCAGAGCGCTAAGTGTACAGGGAGAAAGAGTGGTTCTGTCCGCTGCAACGGCAAGATTACTGGAGCTCTTTATTGCGAATAACCGCAAACAATTACATCGGGATCTGATTATAGAAGAAGTGTGGGGAAGGTATGGGTTGATCCCATCAGGTCACAGTCTGAATAAAAATGTCAGTATTTTGCGCAAAACGTTAGCAGAACTGGGAATGGATAATCTGATCGCAACTATCCCCCGAGAAGGATTTGTTTTTCAGGCGCAGATCGAAAACGTAAAAGAAGATGCGTTGCCGCATAGCATCACTGCATTAACCTCCGCCACCAAACCCGGGTTAAGGCGATACGGTAAAACGATCGTTGGCGGAATGTTAGGCATCAGCCTGGTGATATCTGGCTTTGTCCTTCTGCCAAAATTATTACGAGATACCGATGGTGTCGTGCATGTACAAAAATCCGGTTCCTGTGAAATATTTACGACAGATGATAATTCAGTTGAGAAAATATCCACTTTTTTGAATTCATCCCGATGGCAGCAATTCAAATCTATCTGTAAGGGAAGAAATAAGGTCATTGTGTTTTATGATGACAATGGATTGTCTGCGGGTAATAAACTAAAGGAATCATTTTTCAGTATATGTACGTTAGGCTCCCGGGGAGTTGCACATGCGTGCGAAAATTATGTATTTTAG
- a CDS encoding fimbrial protein → MKKSASVFIPLLFLAGLIPFTARALTASSSGAINNTFLFIENDIDGEYFITPSALDPRFSGSNTWVKYGTSQVSLGYLGYVIWTAPANNYQDMWIDNSPIDAPFTGIRCYRGSQCPTTGYIAGQGVDNNGFYHAQVGSVAGVIGGAYGFASLSNSAYEYFRNMPTGGSETYVFNRCYTSVNYDYASGQRCKDQTTGRWNYINYTLNKRGHLALESTSAFQELWIASDGTPSITNDSGSCELGVVSNVDGVICKMVKYNLEQTQNLTASLTFRAYIDSAALGFTPSATTVKYSGNGSTWYNFSASTAYYNVFSTSGQYIYVFLSKTFLKNLVDAGVSITNSQPFTFAFTNALTPESGYYQFTPSLQLNIVPKEYGISIVSSNNTASASGSGTIGDDAPIEMDYVVTVSGPRQADSITAQVIGDSTTINDIPYCLFTSAQGGINVPVPAYLQYNTASGSPTQVRNSCSENAISLNDALWQQVPWDANNTDDGSFFSTNLTLLFPMNDSRSALTVAGADWEGVVSASGEIKVTANWLGVTK, encoded by the coding sequence ATGAAAAAAAGTGCTTCCGTTTTTATTCCGCTCCTGTTTTTGGCGGGATTGATTCCCTTCACCGCAAGGGCACTGACCGCCTCATCGTCAGGGGCGATCAACAACACGTTTTTATTTATCGAGAACGACATTGACGGTGAGTATTTCATTACGCCGTCCGCGTTAGATCCCCGTTTCAGCGGCTCAAATACCTGGGTTAAATACGGCACATCTCAGGTCAGCCTCGGTTACCTGGGTTATGTCATTTGGACTGCGCCGGCCAATAATTATCAGGATATGTGGATTGATAATTCGCCCATTGATGCTCCTTTCACAGGAATACGCTGCTACCGAGGTTCGCAGTGTCCGACGACGGGCTACATTGCCGGGCAGGGGGTGGATAACAATGGTTTTTACCACGCGCAGGTTGGATCCGTGGCGGGGGTTATTGGCGGAGCGTATGGCTTTGCTTCGCTGAGCAACTCAGCCTATGAGTATTTTCGTAATATGCCGACGGGTGGCAGCGAAACCTATGTTTTTAACCGCTGCTATACCTCGGTTAACTATGATTACGCCTCAGGACAACGCTGTAAGGATCAGACAACAGGTCGCTGGAATTACATCAATTACACGTTAAACAAGCGGGGACATCTGGCGCTGGAATCAACAAGTGCCTTTCAGGAGCTGTGGATCGCCAGTGATGGAACCCCAAGCATCACAAATGATTCCGGATCCTGTGAGCTGGGTGTCGTCAGTAACGTTGATGGCGTAATTTGTAAAATGGTCAAATACAACCTTGAGCAGACGCAAAATTTGACGGCATCGTTGACGTTCAGAGCGTATATCGATTCTGCTGCGTTGGGTTTTACCCCTTCCGCAACCACCGTGAAATATTCGGGAAATGGCTCGACATGGTATAACTTCAGCGCCTCGACGGCGTATTACAACGTCTTTTCGACATCTGGCCAGTATATCTATGTCTTTTTGTCGAAAACATTCCTTAAGAATCTGGTGGATGCAGGCGTCAGTATTACCAACAGCCAGCCCTTTACGTTTGCGTTTACGAATGCATTAACTCCGGAGTCAGGCTATTACCAGTTTACCCCCTCTTTGCAGCTCAATATTGTGCCGAAGGAGTATGGGATTAGCATTGTCTCATCGAATAATACGGCCTCTGCCAGTGGAAGCGGCACCATCGGAGATGACGCGCCGATCGAGATGGATTACGTCGTCACCGTATCGGGACCCCGTCAGGCTGACAGTATTACGGCCCAGGTTATCGGGGACAGCACGACAATCAACGATATCCCTTACTGCCTGTTTACGTCGGCCCAGGGGGGGATAAACGTGCCTGTCCCTGCCTATCTGCAATACAACACCGCGTCGGGAAGCCCTACTCAGGTGAGGAACAGCTGCAGTGAAAATGCCATTAGTCTGAACGATGCGTTATGGCAACAGGTGCCATGGGATGCCAACAACACGGATGATGGCAGCTTTTTCAGCACCAACTTAACGCTGCTGTTCCCGATGAATGATTCCCGCTCAGCACTGACGGTGGCTGGCGCTGACTGGGAAGGCGTGGTCAGCGCCAGTGGTGAAATCAAAGTCACCGCGAACTGGCTGGGAGTAACAAAATGA
- a CDS encoding TcfC E-set like domain-containing protein — translation MSFKYLIGGSLLLSYALTSGVAHSAPVKIGNYVIPGAFARSLEQGMTVPVYIRYQETDTKSQQKIADAVISLVEGNIVVKSIMIADLPNNAVLSEKTREMVEKIGDAKFIDNTSLALSRDARLKLNVSSFHLEMIVSRDALTEAVVARSSLLGPSSVDRLSTVLNYNFGTYYNDYRNGSSSRSYLTLDNTTSLREHHLNINGSVYGIGESNRSSKLYRAMYERDYEGYRLALGILDTWNVQSIASLNALNGGKIYGVSYGNKGSTVVENTSLSLIPITIFLPSAGEVHVFRDGRLLSVQNFNMGSYEIDTSRFPYGVYDVTVDVVVNGRTVNTRVSRVNKIFARQQAAGLHEVAWQIFGGSLDYDRVSYKRNHYRDAGSEQTWIAGGAASLTLAMLSGLTLKTTGYGFDDNAVNETDITLNVNEYVSVGTQTLVANDGTWRNVSSASLNAPGGFGSLWASREDSKIGNRLPVQERDNYSVGATLNLSRFIPHGGTLTVSQTENRYSGNTYRNLDYSTTLYAGRYATVGLRAGVQRYYYNNTNDDGRQERYVSLDLSLPLASWMSVGVSRDRYGATQGNISARKQFEDSVITSAGISASTRLSGEQNYDNNYSVNGNLSYDTRYNGGTVSVTRSADNSTNMNFSSQGSVAWAGGDFGLSKERQRSGIIVKTDLVGDGKLAAKINNRNYILSGKSSFIALPPYAQYKLEIMNDKNSEDSFDIVSGRKQALNLYPGNVGVVSPEVKSMVTVFGRVRYPNGELASNTDIHNHIGKTRTDAKGEFAIDIDKKYPVITLVSANGNICEADLDLEKARGAAWVGDVKCAPQTTMAQR, via the coding sequence ATGTCTTTTAAATATCTTATAGGAGGGAGTTTATTACTCTCTTATGCGCTAACATCAGGGGTTGCGCATTCTGCACCGGTTAAGATTGGTAATTATGTTATTCCAGGGGCATTCGCGCGTTCTCTTGAACAGGGGATGACGGTCCCCGTTTATATCCGCTACCAGGAGACGGATACAAAAAGCCAACAAAAAATTGCTGATGCGGTCATCTCGCTGGTTGAGGGAAATATCGTTGTAAAATCCATTATGATTGCCGATTTGCCCAATAACGCGGTGCTTTCAGAGAAAACGCGCGAGATGGTGGAAAAAATAGGCGATGCGAAATTTATCGACAATACCTCTCTTGCCCTTTCGCGAGACGCACGGCTGAAATTAAACGTCTCCTCTTTTCATCTGGAGATGATTGTCAGCCGGGATGCCCTGACTGAAGCGGTGGTCGCCCGCAGTTCATTGCTGGGACCGTCCAGCGTTGATCGACTGTCTACTGTGCTGAATTACAACTTTGGCACCTATTACAATGACTACCGTAATGGCAGCAGCTCCCGCAGTTATTTAACACTGGATAACACCACCTCGTTGAGAGAGCACCACCTCAATATCAATGGCTCGGTCTATGGTATTGGCGAGAGTAACCGCTCCAGCAAACTGTATCGTGCCATGTATGAGCGCGATTATGAGGGTTATCGTCTGGCGTTGGGCATACTCGACACCTGGAACGTTCAGTCGATCGCCAGCCTCAATGCGCTGAATGGCGGCAAGATCTACGGCGTCAGCTACGGCAATAAAGGCAGTACGGTGGTTGAAAACACCTCCCTGTCCTTGATCCCAATAACCATATTTTTACCGTCTGCCGGTGAAGTGCATGTGTTTCGTGATGGGCGCTTGTTAAGCGTTCAGAACTTCAACATGGGCAGCTACGAAATTGACACCAGCCGGTTCCCTTACGGTGTGTATGACGTCACGGTGGATGTCGTGGTAAATGGCCGGACGGTGAACACCCGCGTCAGTCGGGTGAATAAAATTTTTGCCCGCCAGCAGGCCGCAGGCCTGCATGAAGTCGCATGGCAAATTTTTGGCGGTTCACTTGATTACGACCGCGTGAGTTATAAACGCAATCATTACCGTGATGCCGGCAGTGAACAGACCTGGATTGCGGGTGGTGCGGCCTCGTTAACCCTGGCAATGCTCTCCGGGCTAACCCTGAAAACGACAGGCTATGGGTTTGATGACAATGCCGTCAATGAAACGGACATTACCCTTAACGTCAACGAATATGTCAGTGTCGGGACACAAACGCTGGTGGCGAACGACGGAACATGGCGCAACGTCAGCAGCGCCAGTCTTAATGCTCCAGGCGGGTTTGGATCGCTGTGGGCGTCGCGGGAAGACAGCAAAATCGGTAACCGTCTGCCGGTGCAGGAGCGGGATAACTATTCGGTTGGCGCAACATTGAACCTGAGCCGGTTTATTCCGCACGGTGGCACGTTAACGGTCAGCCAGACCGAAAACCGCTATTCCGGTAATACCTACCGAAACCTGGATTACAGTACCACCCTCTATGCAGGACGGTACGCCACAGTGGGGTTACGGGCCGGGGTACAGCGCTATTACTACAACAATACGAATGATGACGGACGTCAGGAACGCTATGTCAGCCTGGATTTATCGCTGCCGCTGGCCTCGTGGATGAGTGTCGGGGTTTCACGCGATCGCTACGGCGCAACACAGGGCAATATCAGCGCGCGTAAACAATTTGAGGATAGCGTCATTACGTCTGCAGGCATTTCTGCCTCGACTCGCCTGAGTGGAGAGCAGAACTACGACAACAATTACTCTGTAAATGGCAACCTGAGTTATGACACCCGCTATAACGGCGGGACGGTTTCGGTGACCCGTTCAGCGGACAACTCGACCAATATGAACTTCTCCTCTCAGGGTTCCGTTGCCTGGGCGGGTGGGGATTTTGGTCTGAGCAAAGAGCGACAGCGCTCGGGCATTATTGTGAAAACCGATCTTGTGGGTGATGGAAAGCTGGCCGCAAAAATAAATAACCGAAATTATATTCTTAGCGGCAAATCGAGCTTTATTGCACTCCCGCCTTACGCGCAATACAAGCTGGAAATTATGAATGATAAAAACTCTGAAGACAGTTTTGACATTGTCTCGGGCCGTAAACAGGCGCTTAACCTTTATCCCGGTAACGTCGGCGTGGTGTCACCTGAGGTGAAAAGCATGGTGACCGTGTTTGGCCGGGTGCGATATCCCAATGGTGAACTGGCGTCAAATACGGACATCCATAACCACATTGGCAAAACGCGCACCGACGCGAAAGGTGAGTTCGCCATTGATATTGATAAGAAGTATCCCGTTATTACCCTGGTGTCCGCCAACGGTAATATCTGCGAAGCGGATTTAGATCTGGAAAAAGCCAGGGGCGCTGCGTGGGTAGGGGATGTTAAATGTGCACCGCAAACCACGATGGCGCAGAGATAA
- the ecpA gene encoding common pilus major fimbrillin subunit EcpA: MKKLLLVASLVSVFAAANAMADVTASATASWDATATKDTTSLLVVTPLNSLTFQYAEGLNGFNTQDGAFDVTIQGQESATDFELTAQVISNTLTNASGDASTLNVGVAWNGQALSNSAETVLVNAASTSGLESLLADGAYNGAERVSDQSSFKFSIASATSDGSTAVTDYSALPDGYWTGDVKVQFNATWTTPA; encoded by the coding sequence ATGAAAAAATTATTACTGGTGGCCTCTCTGGTTTCTGTATTTGCTGCTGCAAATGCTATGGCTGATGTTACGGCATCTGCCACCGCATCATGGGATGCAACGGCAACGAAAGATACAACCAGCCTGCTGGTCGTGACCCCATTGAACTCGCTGACGTTCCAGTATGCAGAGGGCCTGAATGGGTTTAACACTCAGGATGGCGCTTTTGATGTGACGATTCAGGGACAGGAAAGTGCAACCGATTTTGAACTGACTGCTCAGGTCATCAGCAATACGCTGACCAATGCAAGCGGTGATGCATCTACACTGAATGTGGGCGTGGCATGGAATGGTCAGGCGCTGTCTAACTCTGCCGAAACCGTTCTGGTGAATGCGGCTTCCACTTCAGGTCTGGAAAGCCTGCTGGCCGATGGCGCCTATAACGGCGCTGAGCGTGTAAGCGATCAGTCCAGCTTCAAATTCTCCATCGCTTCAGCGACTTCTGACGGTTCGACTGCTGTAACTGACTATTCTGCGCTGCCGGATGGTTACTGGACGGGTGACGTAAAAGTTCAGTTCAATGCAACCTGGACCACTCCAGCGTAA
- a CDS encoding MdtA/MuxA family multidrug efflux RND transporter periplasmic adaptor subunit encodes MKGSNKSRWAIAAGIIVVALAAAWFWHNHSSDTSAGASSPSQRPASGGRHGMRGGALAPVQAATAVNKAVPRYLSGLGTITAANTVTVRSRVDGQLMALHFQEGQQVKAGDLLAEIDPSQFKVTLAQAQGQLAKDKATLANARRDLARYQQLVKTNLVSRQELDTQQSLVSEALGTLKADEAAVASAQLQLDWSRITAPIDGRVGLKQVDIGNQISSGDTTGIVVITQTHPVDLVFTLPESDIATVVQAQKAGKGLVVEAWDRTNKQKLSEGTLLSLDNQIDTTTGTIKLKARFNNQDDALFPNQFVNARMLVATQENAVVIPTAALQMGNEGNFVWVLNSENNVSKHLVKTGIQDSQTVVISAGLSAGDRVVTDGIDRLTEGAKVEVVEGQQQPAKQGATS; translated from the coding sequence ATGAAAGGCAGTAACAAATCCCGCTGGGCAATCGCCGCTGGCATCATTGTGGTGGCTCTTGCCGCCGCCTGGTTCTGGCACAATCACTCTTCTGACACTTCCGCAGGTGCCAGCAGCCCATCACAGCGTCCCGCGAGTGGCGGACGTCACGGCATGCGCGGCGGTGCGCTGGCTCCCGTTCAGGCGGCTACTGCGGTAAATAAAGCGGTGCCCCGTTATCTCTCCGGGCTGGGAACCATTACCGCCGCCAACACCGTTACGGTTCGCAGCCGTGTGGACGGGCAGTTGATGGCGCTTCACTTCCAGGAAGGCCAACAGGTTAAAGCCGGGGACTTACTGGCAGAAATTGACCCAAGCCAGTTTAAAGTCACCCTCGCGCAAGCGCAGGGCCAGCTCGCGAAAGACAAGGCCACGCTCGCGAACGCCCGACGCGATTTGGCACGCTACCAGCAACTGGTGAAAACCAACCTGGTATCGCGTCAGGAACTGGATACGCAGCAGTCTCTGGTCAGCGAAGCGCTGGGCACCCTTAAAGCCGACGAAGCCGCCGTGGCCAGCGCACAGTTACAGCTCGACTGGAGCCGCATCACCGCCCCGATTGACGGCCGCGTCGGTCTGAAGCAGGTTGATATTGGCAACCAGATTTCCAGCGGCGATACCACCGGTATCGTGGTCATCACCCAGACGCATCCTGTCGATTTAGTCTTTACCCTGCCGGAAAGCGACATCGCAACCGTGGTTCAGGCGCAGAAAGCCGGCAAAGGGCTGGTTGTGGAAGCCTGGGATCGCACCAACAAGCAAAAATTGAGCGAAGGCACCCTGCTCAGTCTGGATAACCAGATTGATACCACCACCGGCACCATCAAGTTAAAAGCCCGCTTTAACAATCAGGATGATGCGCTTTTCCCGAATCAGTTCGTGAATGCGCGGATGCTGGTCGCGACACAGGAAAATGCGGTCGTTATCCCGACGGCGGCGCTGCAGATGGGCAACGAAGGGAACTTTGTCTGGGTGCTTAACAGTGAGAATAACGTCAGCAAGCATCTGGTGAAAACCGGCATTCAGGACAGCCAGACGGTGGTGATCAGCGCCGGCCTTTCCGCAGGTGACCGCGTGGTTACCGACGGTATTGATCGTCTCACCGAGGGGGCGAAAGTCGAAGTGGTTGAAGGCCAGCAACAGCCTGCTAAGCAGGGAGCGACGTCCTGA